The Streptomyces europaeiscabiei genome window below encodes:
- a CDS encoding lactate 2-monooxygenase: MAKHWADFQYEIYLGGMGGAVPRLPTDPTRLEELAEHRLGAGPVGYVAGSAGDGSTARANRAALQRHRIVPRLLRDVSERDLSVEVLGRALPAPLALAPVGVLSIVHPEAESAAARAAAAQGVPYILSSASSTPMEQVAEVMGDAERWFQLYWAKDREVTRSFLERAKASGYSVLVVTLDTPLLGWRPRDLERAYLPFLHGVGTANYFSDPAFRAGLAKPVHEDPNAAVLHFAGMFGDPGKTWPDLAFLREHWQGPIVLKGVLHPDDARLATDAGMDGVIVSNHGGRQVAGGVAAADALPRVARAVGDRTTVLFDSGVRTGDDVFKALALGARAVLLGRPYVYGLALDGQPGVEHVIRCLLAEFDLTLALSGHRTPATVDGDSLVGGEG; encoded by the coding sequence ATGGCCAAGCACTGGGCGGACTTCCAGTACGAGATCTACCTGGGCGGGATGGGCGGGGCCGTGCCACGGCTGCCCACCGATCCGACCCGGCTGGAGGAGCTGGCCGAGCACCGCCTCGGTGCGGGTCCGGTCGGGTATGTCGCGGGCAGCGCGGGGGACGGCAGCACGGCGCGCGCCAACCGGGCGGCGCTGCAGCGGCACCGGATCGTGCCGCGGCTGCTGCGGGACGTGAGCGAACGCGATCTCTCCGTCGAGGTGCTGGGCCGTGCGCTGCCCGCGCCGTTGGCCCTCGCCCCGGTGGGCGTGCTGTCGATCGTGCACCCTGAGGCGGAGTCGGCGGCCGCACGGGCCGCCGCCGCACAGGGGGTGCCGTACATCCTGTCCTCGGCGTCCAGCACACCCATGGAGCAGGTCGCGGAGGTGATGGGCGACGCGGAGCGCTGGTTCCAGCTGTACTGGGCGAAGGACCGTGAGGTCACCCGGAGCTTCCTGGAACGGGCGAAGGCCTCGGGGTACTCCGTGCTCGTCGTCACCCTGGACACACCGTTGCTCGGCTGGCGACCGCGCGATCTGGAGCGGGCGTACCTGCCGTTCCTTCATGGCGTCGGGACCGCCAACTACTTCTCCGACCCGGCGTTCCGGGCGGGCTTGGCCAAGCCGGTCCACGAGGACCCGAACGCGGCCGTGCTGCACTTCGCGGGCATGTTCGGAGATCCCGGCAAGACGTGGCCCGACCTGGCGTTCCTGCGCGAGCACTGGCAGGGGCCGATCGTACTGAAGGGCGTCCTGCACCCGGACGACGCCCGGCTCGCCACGGACGCCGGAATGGACGGGGTGATCGTGTCCAACCACGGCGGCCGGCAGGTGGCCGGCGGGGTCGCGGCGGCCGACGCGCTACCGCGTGTGGCCCGGGCGGTCGGCGACCGGACGACCGTGCTCTTCGACAGCGGCGTGCGCACCGGTGACGACGTCTTCAAAGCGCTGGCGCTCGGGGCGCGAGCCGTGCTTCTCGGGCGCCCCTACGTCTACGGCCTCGCCCTCGACGGGCAGCCCGGTGTGGAACACGTGATCCGGTGTCTGCTCGCCGAGTTCGACCTCACGCTCGCGTTGTCCGGGCATCGCACACCGGCCACGGTCGACGGTGACAGTCTCGTCGGCGGGGAGGGGTGA